The region GAGGATGCTAAAGAAGCTTATGATGGCTTCAAAAAGATCCTTCAAGGCTTTCAGCCTTCTGCTTACAACGTGCAAATCGTTGGATGCTCTGGCGTGCTTAATGGCGGCAGTGCTTGCCTCTTGCGTGTCGTGATTCCAGATGTTGAGTCGGGGTGGGCAAATCCACATGATCTTGATGTCAGAATCTCTCGTGATGGCAAAGTAATGAGTGCGGACTGGGTTCGCTATAGACCAGAAAAGCCAGGTGTTGGCTAAGACATTTTTGTTCAGTAAATACTGTGTTTTCAAAAAGGGGCTGATGGCCCCTTTCTTATTTGCGGTTCTTGGGAATCTACCTTATCAAGGTGCTGTCCTATCAAAACCTAAATGAGGAAAGTGAAGTAGAAAATAGAAACTCTAGATCCCATTTCCATGTTCTTTTCAGCTTCTTGTCTGGGCATTAACTTTTCTTCAACCTTGGGTCACAAAAACGCTTTTTGCCCAAAAGATTCGTTTACAATTTGTAAACTTGTCCACTCAGAAAACTGCAAGTATTCGAAACACTCCCATTCGGCCTTTCAATCATGGAACTGGACTCACATTATCTAAATTTTTTTCGATACACTACATGTAAATAGGAGGAGTTCTATATGAATTCAAAGACAGTGTTATCGTTTCTAGTGGTAGTCTTCGGAGCATCTTTTGCGTTTTCAAAAAATGAAATCAGGCAACCAGCCTCGTTAGGGTGCAACAAAAATCAAGTGTCTGCATACGTAAAAGATAATGTTTTACGCTATCAACAAATGGTGAAAGATGGAAAGCTTTCTCCAGATGAAGGACAGGCCTTAATTAAAGGTGTTAACGACATAGTAGAGATGAATGCTCTTGGTTGTGGGTGGGTTAAGCCTCCGACTCAAAAGGCAATCAGTTTCTGTGAGCAGGTGAAAATCAACAAAGCTCGTTGGGAAAAAATGTCAACTGATGGACTTCTTTCTCGAGACGAAGTGAATGAATTACTGACAGGTCAAAGAACTTTAGCAGCAATGGCTAATTCAAACTGCAACTAAAGTAATGCCGCCAAAAATCTATCAAAGTTCTGTTATCGACAAAAAAGAATAACAGCAACGAGAGCAACAAGGAATTTAACTTGTTGCTCTTTTTCTTTCTGATTCAAAATCATACACATGCCAGAGCTTCATGCTCAAAGTAGAAAGTTAGATCAAGAAATTCTTACGAATTTCAAACGTATCAACAACTGGGTGCAAAGAATTGCCGACCTTCCAGCAGAAGTTCCAGCTGATGCAGCTTATGAACAAATCAACAGATGACTCAAAAGTTGAACGATTTGAAGCTTCGCTAAGAAAACTCTGAAAACCAAAGAGCTGGATTTAAGCGCTCAAGAAAGCGACTAGGAAGGTTTCGCCGCTAATCTCCAAAATTGATCGCATTTTCCTTAATTTCTTCAAGTGTTTCTTGATCCTCTTCCTCAAAGTCCTCATGATCGATATTCTCGTTTATAAAAAAGTGTTTTTGAAAAATGGCAAATACTGCAATTCAAAGACATACAAACAAAATTTAAAAACAAGTGTTTGCTCACCACGAGTTTTTAAAGAAGCGAATTTATCTATTCGAGATTCTAGGGGATTTGGAGGATTACTTTTTCAAAAATACGCGGGCGAACAGGGGGAAATTGGTCAAACTCTTTGCTTTATGGGACAGCAAAATTTCACAAACGTAAAGAGCTTGCGCGCAAAAAAAAGAAAAATTGTCTGCCCAAATAACTTAGCTTTTTCTAACATGTTTCAGTTCAAAATGTCTGCGCGTTTCCTTTCGAAAAAAGAAATCCATAAGCATTTTCACTGACAAAAAATCAAAAAAATGGCGGCAAAATCTCTGTACATTAAATCACATTATCATATAACTCATTTTCTTAGTGGACTGTGAAATAATTGCATCGGGTACTTGCCCGAAGGAGAGACGACACTCGCCGGGGCTCTTCGGTAAATTTTAAGTAAGAGACGGATATTCATCGAACGGCCACTGGAGTTTAAATACGAAGGCCAGAAGACTCCGGCAGAACGCCACGACCTGATAGTGTGAGGCTATTAACCATAAATCTGCGCAAAAGTGCTAAGTCCCGCGTAAAATAAGTCGGGCAGAAGTGCGCAGTGTGAGCGGCAGACATTAAAATAATATGTTCAACACGCCAGTGCTTTGTGGAGCATTGGCGTGAACAGGTTTTGTGACCAAAATCTAGATTTTTCTTACTCGCTCTGAGTGGGAAAAACTGACGGAGGAAATTTGCTCAAAAAAGTGGGTTTGAAGTAGCCAAGGTGAGGTCTACTTTGAACAATTCACTTTTTCTACTGAACTTGGAACCACATACAGTGTTCCTTTATTAAGTTCGGAGATACTAGCAGAGGTACATTCTCCATCGGCCTTAACAACTGAATAAAAACTATTTTCTCCCGTTTTGATTAGCGTATCAATTGTCTCGTTTTTGCTCCACTGAGTCTCCTGCATCAATTTACTAACTTTGACAAAATCGCTGACGGAAATGTCTTTGAGCTCACCCGCAAATGCTGTCGAAGAAACTAACACTAGGCTTAAAACCGCTGTCATTGTTCTCATAGGACCTCCTAAAGTAGATACCGTTGCAAAGTTGGTGGGATTAGTTTCCCGTTATTCCACAGCAACGATCTTTCAAGTGGTTCATATTGCTACGAGCATGCCAGACCTAAAAACGAATTTACTTCAAGATGAAGGCAAAGCGGGCGTCTAAGCACTTTACAGGTGCCGTGAAAGATCGTCGAACTTTTTTACACGCAGTTTTTGTTTGAAAAATTCTGCGTTTAAATTTGTGATAAAAAGACTTGGCTGGTTTTCTTGTTTTTATTTTCTACACTCGTGATCATGATGGCAAGGAGGCCTTTTTTATGTCCAAACTTTCGCTGCATATAGGCTCTGAAATTTCCCTCAAAGACTTTTCGTTTTCCCAGCTAATCATTGCAGTGAAAAGTTTGTTCGACACCGAAGGCGTACCGAGCCTTGTAAAAGTATTGGTGATTTTAGTTGAGAAAATGATTATGCAGGCTGGAATTGAATGCCCTCACTGCCAAAGCCATAAACGTCACTTGCACGGCAAGAGAGATAGAAAATTAAAAACGTCTATTGGTGAAGTCGTCCTAAGCTTAAAGCGTATGCGCTGCCAAAGTTGCGAGAAAACCTGTGTCCCTTTCAATCAATTTTTAGATCTAGATCAGTACTCAAGAAGAAGTCGCGAATTTGAAAAACTATCCCTTGAAACAGTGACGAACCAGAGCTTCCGAAGATCAGCAAAAAACCTTAATGACACAATGGGATTTAGTACCGCTCATTCAAGCCAGCATCGTTGGTTTGCAAAGAGTGATGCAACAGATTTATCGGTAAATCATCGAGTCGACTATTTAATCGCCGATGGCGCGGGCTTTAAAAAAGATCGCGACGAAAATGGCTCCAACCGAGGCGAGATCCGCATTATGATTGGCTACGGAAAGAACGGCGAAGTGATCCCCTTTGGCGCTTGGACGCGAGCAAGCTGGAAAGACATCGGTCGCTACGTAAAGTCAGAAAACCGGCTCTAGATCATTAACAGGGGCAGTCAGGACTTTTGTTATACTTGGTTTACCACAACTAAGTTTTAGCAAAAGGAATTCCCGATGCCCCCGAACATCCATGAACCTATCATTGGATTGCCCGGTTACAAACTCATTTCCTATGATGGAATTAAATCCGTTTATTTTAACGTAGAGCTTATCGCAAAGCCTCGATGTCCTTATTGCGATGGAACCGATTTGCGCAAAAAAGACAGCTTTATACGAACGATAAAGCATCACAGTATTGGCATTCAAAAAACCTATTTAAGAATCAAGGTTCATAAGTTTTGTTGCCGATCTTGTGGTCGATATTTCAATCAAAGACTCCCTGGAATAAGACCTCGATTTCGAAGCTCTGAACCTTTCAGGGAAGAAGTTGCAGTCAAACACAAGCACGGTATTTGCAAATCCGTTTTAGGTCAATTTCTTGATCTTGGAACAGCCACTGTTGAGCGATGTTTTCAAGGATATTTAAAGCAAGAAAACAAAGAGTTCAGCAATGCCGCATGTCCAAAGATTCTAGGAATTGATGATAAGAATTTTTCACGCAAGCTTGGGTTTATGACAACCTTTGCAGATCTCAAAAGACATCGCTTATACGATGTACAGTTAGGACGATCAGAGCCAAGTCTGCGGCGATTCTTAAGGAAAATACCAGACAGGCGGAACTGCAAAGTAGTGTTGATGGATTTATCAGAAACCTATCGAAGTATAGCCAAGAAATACTTCACCAACGCCATGATCGTCGCTGATAGTTTTCACGTTGTGAGGTTGATCAATCACCACTTTTAAAGGTTTGGGGATTGATTGATGAGGCCGGTCGTAAGAACCGTGGTCTGCTATCCTTAATGCGCAGACATCCATGGAATTTAAAACCCGATCAGGAGGTAAAATTCAGAAAGTATTTGAAACAAAACCCAGCCTTGGAAGCCATCTACGATTTTAAGCAAGAGCTCACGCAAATGATGCTTTACCGAGTTTATAGTAAGGAGGAAGCAAAGAAGATGATCCCGAAGTTTTTAGACGCAATACGGGCCTTGAAAGAATCAGGATTCAGAAACTTCGTGATCTTGGGTGAAACGCTTGAAAGCTGGCAGGAAGAGATCGTGAGAATGTGGAGATTTAAGAAAACAAATTCAATTGTTGAGGGTATGCACACCCGAATGGAGGAGTTGATCAGAAGAGCTTACGGTTTTAGAAAATTTGAAAATTTCCGATTAAGAGCAAGGTTATATCTTGGATAGCAAAAGTTAGACTGCCCCCGTTAATGGGCAAGAGCCAAGAGCCATTTTGGACATAAAAAAAGCCGACTTTTCAGTCAGCTCTTTTCCTTCGCGATCTTCTTTTGAAAGAAGATTTGGTGCCCCGCGAGGGACTTGAACCCCCACGCTTGCGCACTAGATCCTAAGTCTAGCGTGTCTGCCAATTTCACCAGCGGGGCAACACCTTAATTTGAAACAAAGTGATAGCGCATTTTTGCGCTATCTTGCAAGAACTATTTCTCTGCGATCAATTTTTTGTAATCGGGAGCTCTCATAAGGTTCGCTAGTTCCTTTTCAGTATCCATTTCGATGCGAACCAACCAGCCTTCATTCACTGGATCGTCGTTTAAAACTGACGGATCGTCAGATAAAGATGCGTTCACTTCGATAACTGTGCCTGAAACAGGGGCATAAAGATCGCTGACCGCTTTTACGGACTCGATAACGCCGAAAGTTTGACCTTGAGTGATTTTTTGACCTTCTTCTGGAAGTTCAACGTAAACCACCTCGCCCAATTGGTCTTGAGCAAATTCAGTGATACCCACGGTTACGATGTTCTCGTCAACTTGAGCCCATTCGTGTTCTTTTGTGTAGTAGTAGTCTTCTGGGATGTGAAATGGCATTTTCGGCTCCTTATTTCTGAACGAAAGGTGTCTTACAAACCACCGCTTTAGTTTTACGGCCGCGAATATCCAGAAGGAATTCAGTTCCTTCTTTCGCAAAAGCTACGTCGATGTAGGCAATACCGATAGGTTCATCCAAAGTCGGAGAATGTGTACCACTAGTTACCTTGCCGATTTCTTTGTTGTCAAAAGAAAATAGGCTGTAACCCTGACGGGGGATGCCCTTCTCAAGCATCTTAAATCCCACAAGATTTCTTTGAAGACCGGCTTCTTTTTTACCGACGATCATGGCCTTGCCGATAAAGTCCTTTTTAGCCGGCTTAATAACCCAACCCAGGCCGGCTTCGTATGGATTCGTTGTGTCATCGATTTCGTGGCCGTACAAAGAGTACTTCATTTCTGTGCGGAGTGTGTCACGAGCGCCTAAGCCGATAGGTTGGGCTCCCAGGTCTTTGCCTTCAGTCAAAAGGTGATTCCAAAGAGCTCCTGTACCGGCAGCTTCAACGAACACCTCACAGCCTTTTTCGCCTGTGTATCCCGTCGTAGCTACCATAATCTTGAAATTTTGAAACTGACTGGCTTTCAAAGTGAAAGGTTTCATTTCACTGACTTTAAACCCGAAAACACGATCGCAAAGTTCCAAAGCTTTCGGACCCTGGATCGCAATCTGGCCCCACAGATCGCTTTCGTCTGTGATATCAGCGCCCTTATTATTTTTCGTCATCCAGGCAAAGTCTTTGTCTTTATTCGAGGCATTTACGCAGACCAAATAGTCTTCATTTTTCTTCAGGCAATACACGATAATGTCGTCGACCAATCCGCCTTGCTCATTTGGCAGAAGGGAATACTGCGCTTCACCCTCGTTGAGCTTGGCAACGTCATTGGTCGTCAGCCACTCTAGCGTTTCCAAGGCCTTAGGTCCCTTTACGCGAACCTCGCCCATGTGAGACACATCGAAAAGACCGACGTTCTTACGAACATTGTCGTGCTCTTCACGAACGCCAGAATATTGAACAGGCATATACCAGCCTGCGAAGTCGACCATGCGGCCGCCCGAATTTACGTGGATATCTGCTAATGGAGTCTTTTTCATAGCTCGGGAGTTTCCTTTTCCCTTGGCAGACAGTCAATGATATCTACTGCGTCGATGTACAAATTGCCTCTCCGCATGCAGCTTATTTTCGATCAACTTCTTCCTGGGCAGCCCGTTTGGGACTTTTGCTGTGACCATGGTATTCTGGGCATCAGCGCCTATCGCAGTGGTCTGTTTCCTGAAGTTTATTTCGTCGATCAGGTGGCTTCTATTATGGATCGGTTGCGCCAGCGTTTTCAGGAAAAGCACTTCGACGAAGACTCTTCAAGCAGGGCCGAATTTCTGACGTCAGCGGGAGAAGATTTAGACGCGGCGCTCAAAGGAAGTGTGGTCATCGCCGGAGTGGGGACGCACACGATTATCAAAATTTTGCATACGCTTCACAGCAAGGGGCTTCTGCAAGCGGATCGTTTGATTTTATGTCCGCAAAATTACGAAGATAAACTGCTTCATTTTCTCTCAGAAACACCGTCCTTTGCGTCGATGTTCGGCAATCAACATTACCAATTTGTCGAACGCGGAAGGGTTCGTAAGATGTTGATATTAGATAAAAAAATAGTAATGGACAGCGTGTAATTGACGCAGCCTGAATGGCTTTATTAAATGTCTGTAAGGCTGTGAACAACTTATTGATTATTAGGAGTCCTTTAAATAATTGTGTCCACATGCAGGACGTAAATAAAAACTCGGATTTCCGACAATTCTTAGAAGATGAACTGGCTCGCCGTAGCCAAAACTATCCCCGTTACTCTTTGCGCGCTTTTGCGCGTCATTTGGAAGTGGACTCGTCATTCTTGTCCAAGATTCTTAATGGCAAAAGAACAGTGACGATCAGAACAATTCGTATGTTCGGGGAGCGTTTAAACCTGACACCTGATGAGCTTCAGCGTTTCGGTGAAGTTTCTCGTGAAAAGAAGATGAAGCGCAAGCTTGAACGTCTTCTTGAGAAAATGCCGACAGAAGAGCGTGAGCAGTCAACGATCTCGATCACGGTCGATGAATCGCGCTTGCCAGAAGCAAAAGAGAAAATCAAAAACTTCCGCAAAGAACTTGCGCAGTTTTTAGATGCTGGTGTGGCTCAGGGAAAAACGTATCAGATTTCTGTGTCCCTGTTCCCCGTTTCTGGATTCAGTAACGATTAGGATTCATCTTCAACCCTTTAACAAATTAAAACACGACTTAAAAAAACACCGGTTCACGACACCGGTGTTTTTTTATTTTGACCTCGGGGTAAAAATTTTGAACGCTGAAACATCCCGCGAAGGTGGTCTGTTTTGAGCAATCGGATTTTAGTCTTTCTGCTTATTTTACTTCTTGTTGTCGGAACATATGTCTTCTCTAAGCGCGATAATTCGTGGCGCGCGCAAACTGCAGTTCCCACGAAAAAGCAGATCACAAATAATGAACAGAACATCCCGGCGGCGCTCGCACATGATTTGCCAGCGCAAGAATCGGGTCTTCAATCCGAAGCAAATATTCCCGCAAGTCACAAACAGGTGGAAATTTTGCCGCAAGCGCCTTTGCAAAAAACAGCGGCACAGCTGGGGGCGGTTCATTATCGGATCGAAGACGGCATGGCAGTTGCTGACGGCGACATTTTGTTAGGGCAGGTCGAGGCCGGTGCGCCGCCAACGGGATTGACCAAACCTTTAGAACTGCAGTTATGGGATTCTTCCGAGATTGCGATTTATATTCAGCCCGACCTGGAAAATCCTCAGCGTGTGCGCGAGGCTTTGTTGTATTTTGCAAACACGCCGATTCGTTTTGTCGATTACACCGACCAGGAAGATGTTTTGGTTTTTCAGACGGGCTCTAAGGACTGCAAAAGTTACCTTGGCAAAGTCGGAGGTAAGCAGCCAGTGTGGTTAGCACCCAACTGCGCCCCGGCAGAGATCGCTCACGAAATCATGCATGCTTTGGGATTTATCCACGAACAGAATCGCACGGACCGGGAAGCCTTTGTACAGGTTCTTAAAGACAATGTCGAAGAAGGCTACCTGATCAACTTCGAAATTTTCCCACCAAGTCTGATGAAGGTCTCAGGCCTGGCGCCGTTTGATTATAACTCTTTGATGCTTTACCCCAGTGATACTTTTGCCAAGCCGGGTACGTCACAGACGCTGGTCTCAAAGGATCCGGGACGGCAGATTGCGCCACTGCGAGCTCTTTCCCAAGCGGATATTCAACGCCTTTATCAAGCCTACGGAAATCGTTAAGACTTTTGCCGGCGCTGCCAGTCGCGTGTGTTCATCAATCCCACCGTTTCCGTATCGGGATCAAAAACGATTTTTACATCGCCCTTATCGATCTGTTTTTTGATTTGATTGCACTTGGTTTCAAAAGCGATTTCTTCGCGGCCGTAATCGGTTCCTTCGCGTTGAATGAAACTTTCTATGATTCCGCGCAAGGCCTCTTCACTTAAGGCTTCTTTGGGAACTTCCAAAGGGGGACTGGATTCGTTTTCATCAAAAGACATGCGTTCACTATTGCACATCAAAGATCGGATTTGGAACCATTAATTTGGGATAAGGCACGACGTTGTTAAGGCGCGTGTCGTATTTGAACACCAGATTTCCGACGGCGAAAAGCGCATATGGAGAAATCACCGAGCCTCTAAATTCGCCATAGTACCTGCTGTGGACGTTGTGCGCATTAACACGCAGATGATCAAAGACCGTTGCGACGCGGTAGGAGTTGATTGTTGGCGCGCCAATCTTGGAAGGCTGTTCGCCCCAGTAGCCGGCCCAGGTCCAACTATAGCTGGAATAACTGGACATTTGATAGGCGCCGTTGAAACGGCACATGGTCTCATAGGCACGGACGATATCAATTAAAGAATTCGTCGCTGGTCGATAGACGTTTCGCACGTTGGGGACGTGGTCGTAATTCGTAACGACGCCGATCCAATTGTTGAAGATCTCGTTGGCCATGGCGCATTTCCAGGGATCTGTAGAGGCATCGCAGGCGGTGTAGTTTCCGTTCGAGACGTAGTGTGTTTCCAGGTAAATAGCGTGCTCAGGGCGCAGTGGACACGTCATGTATTCCCACGCTCCCGCATTTTCGTTGCTCTTGATCGAGGAAACGGTTCCTCCGGCATCACGCAGTCCCGACGGATTGGCGTCATTCGCGATTTTTCTGGCATCATTGGCGGCATTGTTCGAGTTACGAATGTGCGCTAGGTCGTAAAGCCCGATTCCCATATGTAAGTTGCGGGAGGCCGTGATTTGCAGCGTGGGTGAGGCTGCGCCACCGACGTAGTTGATGGCGGTGCCTCTGTTGGTTTCAATAAAAACATTTCCGGCGACATAGATGGAACAACCCACGTCATCTGTCTGAATGTCGGGATTGTTCAGATAAAGTGTGCCGCTGATAATGATGCTGCCATAACAAACAATCGTGCCATTGTTGCGAACAAACTCGCCGTAACCATAGTCGTGAATTTCTAATCCGCTTAATGCGGGTTTTGAGTTTGGTCCCTTGTAAACAAAGGCGGTCGTGGCTGCCGACAAGGTGGCATCCAAGGCCAGAATTTCTGCATCCGAAGGGGCACGAATCGTGACCGAGTTTTTCAGTGTCAATCCGCCGTTTATCGGTGGCAAGGCGGCCATGACCGTCGGTGCTGCCGCCACTTTGACGAAGCCATCTGTGTCCGTCAGCAAAGTCCCCTGGGCATCGGCCTGCGGTTCGTAATAGTTCCAGGGATTTAAAAGAAAGCTACGAAGATTCACGGGGGCGCCATTCGGTGTCCCTGAAACCTGTTTGATAAAGTTTTTATCCGTCACCGTGATATTGGGCATATAAAGGGAACCCGTTACTGTAAAACCAATGACGTTATTGTCCGAGTGATACATGTGGGAAGAGTTGATTCTGGCAAATCCCAGAATATCGGAAGCGTTTGCGTAGTTTGCCTGGGCAACACCGAAGTCCATAACAATATCAGCCTGAATATTCGCGTGGCAAAGAATGCAGGAAAGCGGGCGAGACACCGCCAAAGCGGGGTACATGCTCATGACATAGTTGTCGACATGAACGCCAAAGGATTTTGAAACACTGGTGAGCCCATCGCTGACAGTCAGGGTGATGAGTGTCGTGTCTGTTGAAGAAGCATGGGCTGAGCCCATCTGTAGTGACAAAGTTCCCGAGGTGCCACTGACGGAACAGCTTGCGATCGATACGTAATAGCCGTCGGCAGTCGTTGCCGAACAAGTTAAAGTTTGCGGGTCGGGGAAACCGGCGCCACCGGGATTGGCCGTGAAACTCAAGTCAAAGATGGCGTTCGCAAAACACTTGTTTCCACACTTTTCCGTGGCCGTGCCATTGGTGCCAGGCCACGCGGTGATTTGGGGAAGCTCGTCAATGAAATCAACGCTGACGGCGACTTCGGCCTCTTTTATATGAGCCGTCGGCAAAACCTGATCTGAAAACTGCACCTTGATGTTGCAGGGACCGCCATGATGGTTGGTGGCTCCGTTTTTATTATAATAATGCGCGGTAGGTGTGTACGTCAGAGCGCCCGTCGCCGAATTGATCGTCACCGATCCATAATCCGAACATTGCGGTGAAGAGGCTGTCCCCAGCGAATAGCTTCCTAATCCTTCTTCGTCGGAATCAACACTGGCGTCGTCGAATAACTCGGTCGCAGAACTATTGCGGTTTAAAGAAATCGCTGTCGGAAGTGTCAGGCTGGGAATCGTGGTATCCAGGGTGAACGAAACGCTATTGCTTTGACTGATATTACCTGCCTCATCGCGCACCCACATTGTCAAAGTATGCAAGCCTTGGCTTCCAGTGACGGTTACATAATTGTTTCCGGTGGCACAGTTTCCCCACGAAGAGTCTGTAAAATCAGGCGCAGGGCCCCCATCTTGGGCGAAGGCCACCTGAAAGTAAGAATCCGGCAACTGATTGGTGTCATCGCAGGAAGTGACATCAATGATGACGGGACTGTCTTGGATCGCATAGGGCAAAGAGATCGCAGGGGCAGACGGGGCCGTTGCATCGAAAACATACGGCAAAGGATAAGGATAACAATAAGTATTGCCAGCGGCATCTTGAGTTAAAACACTCCAGGCATAAGGGCCTTCAACGGTCAGTGCATTCGCCACTGGGAAGTGGAAAGTGCCAGTGACGCTGTCGGCTTGCGTATCGGCTAATTTTAATCCCGAGCACGCGATGGAATTATAAAGAGTCACGATCGCCTTGGGCTCTGTTTGGCCATCGATAACGGGGCGTGGATTAGGACTGACGGCAGCGGGTAGAATTTGCACTGCGCCGACGACGGGGATGGAATTGTCATAATAGACTTCGAAATTTTCCGAACTGAATGATTTTTTTCCCCGCTCATCCAAAGCCGCACCTTCCGGCAGACTTAAAATCACGCGGCCTTCCGCTACCGGGGTCAGTTCCACAAGATAGGTGAAGTCATCAAGAGGAGTGATGCTAACGATTGTCGCGTTGTTCACTTTGAATTCGGAATCAACAATCGTTGTCGGTCGACGGTTGAACTGCACCTTCACTTTGATAGAAGCGTCGTTGGTGTAATAGGAAGGGGACGTGGACTTTAAAGTGGGAACCAGATCGGGGTGTTTGATATCGGCTTTAATACAACCCGCCAGGGTTGCGCATATAAAAATGCCGATAGTTATGAATGATACCATTACGTGCCGATTATTCATAAAGTTCCTATATGAATACTTATCGGACCGTTGTCAGAAGTTGTTTAATTAAAATCTTGCGAAGAAAAGGCTAGGTGTTTCACTCTGGAATATGTTCCATGAATTTCGCTTTCAGAGTGAAATG is a window of Bdellovibrio sp. ArHS DNA encoding:
- the gcvT gene encoding glycine cleavage system aminomethyltransferase GcvT, yielding MKKTPLADIHVNSGGRMVDFAGWYMPVQYSGVREEHDNVRKNVGLFDVSHMGEVRVKGPKALETLEWLTTNDVAKLNEGEAQYSLLPNEQGGLVDDIIVYCLKKNEDYLVCVNASNKDKDFAWMTKNNKGADITDESDLWGQIAIQGPKALELCDRVFGFKVSEMKPFTLKASQFQNFKIMVATTGYTGEKGCEVFVEAAGTGALWNHLLTEGKDLGAQPIGLGARDTLRTEMKYSLYGHEIDDTTNPYEAGLGWVIKPAKKDFIGKAMIVGKKEAGLQRNLVGFKMLEKGIPRQGYSLFSFDNKEIGKVTSGTHSPTLDEPIGIAYIDVAFAKEGTEFLLDIRGRKTKAVVCKTPFVQK
- a CDS encoding SAM-dependent methyltransferase, translating into MYKLPLRMQLIFDQLLPGQPVWDFCCDHGILGISAYRSGLFPEVYFVDQVASIMDRLRQRFQEKHFDEDSSSRAEFLTSAGEDLDAALKGSVVIAGVGTHTIIKILHTLHSKGLLQADRLILCPQNYEDKLLHFLSETPSFASMFGNQHYQFVERGRVRKMLILDKKIVMDSV
- a CDS encoding DUF4423 domain-containing protein yields the protein MQDVNKNSDFRQFLEDELARRSQNYPRYSLRAFARHLEVDSSFLSKILNGKRTVTIRTIRMFGERLNLTPDELQRFGEVSREKKMKRKLERLLEKMPTEEREQSTISITVDESRLPEAKEKIKNFRKELAQFLDAGVAQGKTYQISVSLFPVSGFSND
- a CDS encoding YheU family protein, which encodes MSFDENESSPPLEVPKEALSEEALRGIIESFIQREGTDYGREEIAFETKCNQIKKQIDKGDVKIVFDPDTETVGLMNTRDWQRRQKS
- a CDS encoding transposase family protein, whose product is MAGFLVFIFYTRDHDGKEAFFMSKLSLHIGSEISLKDFSFSQLIIAVKSLFDTEGVPSLVKVLVILVEKMIMQAGIECPHCQSHKRHLHGKRDRKLKTSIGEVVLSLKRMRCQSCEKTCVPFNQFLDLDQYSRRSREFEKLSLETVTNQSFRRSAKNLNDTMGFSTAHSSQHRWFAKSDATDLSVNHRVDYLIADGAGFKKDRDENGSNRGEIRIMIGYGKNGEVIPFGAWTRASWKDIGRYVKSENRL
- a CDS encoding M12 family metallopeptidase; the protein is MSNRILVFLLILLLVVGTYVFSKRDNSWRAQTAVPTKKQITNNEQNIPAALAHDLPAQESGLQSEANIPASHKQVEILPQAPLQKTAAQLGAVHYRIEDGMAVADGDILLGQVEAGAPPTGLTKPLELQLWDSSEIAIYIQPDLENPQRVREALLYFANTPIRFVDYTDQEDVLVFQTGSKDCKSYLGKVGGKQPVWLAPNCAPAEIAHEIMHALGFIHEQNRTDREAFVQVLKDNVEEGYLINFEIFPPSLMKVSGLAPFDYNSLMLYPSDTFAKPGTSQTLVSKDPGRQIAPLRALSQADIQRLYQAYGNR
- a CDS encoding transposase; translation: MPPNIHEPIIGLPGYKLISYDGIKSVYFNVELIAKPRCPYCDGTDLRKKDSFIRTIKHHSIGIQKTYLRIKVHKFCCRSCGRYFNQRLPGIRPRFRSSEPFREEVAVKHKHGICKSVLGQFLDLGTATVERCFQGYLKQENKEFSNAACPKILGIDDKNFSRKLGFMTTFADLKRHRLYDVQLGRSEPSLRRFLRKIPDRRNCKVVLMDLSETYRSIAKKYFTNAMIVADSFHVVRLINHHF
- the gcvH gene encoding glycine cleavage system protein GcvH; this encodes MPFHIPEDYYYTKEHEWAQVDENIVTVGITEFAQDQLGEVVYVELPEEGQKITQGQTFGVIESVKAVSDLYAPVSGTVIEVNASLSDDPSVLNDDPVNEGWLVRIEMDTEKELANLMRAPDYKKLIAEK
- a CDS encoding transposase, giving the protein MIDEAGRKNRGLLSLMRRHPWNLKPDQEVKFRKYLKQNPALEAIYDFKQELTQMMLYRVYSKEEAKKMIPKFLDAIRALKESGFRNFVILGETLESWQEEIVRMWRFKKTNSIVEGMHTRMEELIRRAYGFRKFENFRLRARLYLG
- a CDS encoding hemagglutinin, with the translated sequence MVSFITIGIFICATLAGCIKADIKHPDLVPTLKSTSPSYYTNDASIKVKVQFNRRPTTIVDSEFKVNNATIVSITPLDDFTYLVELTPVAEGRVILSLPEGAALDERGKKSFSSENFEVYYDNSIPVVGAVQILPAAVSPNPRPVIDGQTEPKAIVTLYNSIACSGLKLADTQADSVTGTFHFPVANALTVEGPYAWSVLTQDAAGNTYCYPYPLPYVFDATAPSAPAISLPYAIQDSPVIIDVTSCDDTNQLPDSYFQVAFAQDGGPAPDFTDSSWGNCATGNNYVTVTGSQGLHTLTMWVRDEAGNISQSNSVSFTLDTTIPSLTLPTAISLNRNSSATELFDDASVDSDEEGLGSYSLGTASSPQCSDYGSVTINSATGALTYTPTAHYYNKNGATNHHGGPCNIKVQFSDQVLPTAHIKEAEVAVSVDFIDELPQITAWPGTNGTATEKCGNKCFANAIFDLSFTANPGGAGFPDPQTLTCSATTADGYYVSIASCSVSGTSGTLSLQMGSAHASSTDTTLITLTVSDGLTSVSKSFGVHVDNYVMSMYPALAVSRPLSCILCHANIQADIVMDFGVAQANYANASDILGFARINSSHMYHSDNNVIGFTVTGSLYMPNITVTDKNFIKQVSGTPNGAPVNLRSFLLNPWNYYEPQADAQGTLLTDTDGFVKVAAAPTVMAALPPINGGLTLKNSVTIRAPSDAEILALDATLSAATTAFVYKGPNSKPALSGLEIHDYGYGEFVRNNGTIVCYGSIIISGTLYLNNPDIQTDDVGCSIYVAGNVFIETNRGTAINYVGGAASPTLQITASRNLHMGIGLYDLAHIRNSNNAANDARKIANDANPSGLRDAGGTVSSIKSNENAGAWEYMTCPLRPEHAIYLETHYVSNGNYTACDASTDPWKCAMANEIFNNWIGVVTNYDHVPNVRNVYRPATNSLIDIVRAYETMCRFNGAYQMSSYSSYSWTWAGYWGEQPSKIGAPTINSYRVATVFDHLRVNAHNVHSRYYGEFRGSVISPYALFAVGNLVFKYDTRLNNVVPYPKLMVPNPIFDVQ